tggagtgccgcagggtctgttcctgtgctgtaattttctttgttctttgttgttctttagcAGGTACAGAGATcatggttgaacaggacttggtgcaagttaggagataggtagcagagttttggatgagttcaagtttatggagggtgttaGAATGAGACaccagccaggacagcattggGAATGGTTGAGGTTGGAGGTAGCAAAAACATGGATTGGGGTTTCAGCAACAAATGGGTTTAAGCAGGTGGAGGTGGTCTTGGTTAAGGAGAGGATATAGGGTCAGAGGCTCAGTTCAAATAAGACACTGAGATTGCAAACAGTCCAGTTTAGCCTATGGCAGTGGCCAGGGAGGTGGATGGAATGGAGTGGAAAAAGGAATGGAGTTTTGTGGTGAGGATAAAGACAATAGCTTCGGTCTTTCCAatgttaattggaggaagtttctgctcatcccatAATGAATGTTCCTTATCTCATTCCTGTCTTCAGGATTTGCACGTATTTAAATCTGTGTAAACAACTAGAATGCATCATATTCCCATTCGCCCTTATCCCCATGAAGAAACAGAATTCATGTAAATAGGAAGAAAGAAAGGATGCTTTAGGTTTTCATATTGATCAGATTTGTCCACTTGGCTAGCATGAGGATGAGAATCAGATTGGAGATACAGAATTCTCTGCAGTCTTTCTTTCTAAAGGCACTTCATTGTTTGTAAGCACCTACCTGCCTGTTGAATAGCACGGTTCTGAGTGTGCACCACAGCATTTTCTTTTCTCTTCCTCTCCAGCTCCACCACAGCAGGATTGCTTAGTAGCCTCTTTAACAGGCACCTGGTCAGGAGACTGCTTGAGTGACAGTTTTTCTGATATTAGGGTAGCATGAAATGCTGAGGCTTCCTCTTGAAAGAATAACAAATTCAACAATTTTTAAAAACCCAATTATAGAATTTACAATACCTCACACGTGATATTTTCTAACATACACAAGGAATTCCAGCAATCAATTGAGATTCTGTGACCTTAATTGTGAACTACTTTCTATTGGTTGGAAAATTACCAATGGAATAGTAAAAGTCTATCCATAAGAGATCTAACCCTCTTTCCAAGTTAGGAACAGCTCATATTTTAAGGAATTCAATTATGAAGGAAAAAAGAATtgaacatagaaacattgaaaaataCCTCATCATTGTTACATTTAACAATGTCAGTATGGTATCCATGGACAGCTTCTAAAGAGGAAGTCTTTAGTATTTATGACATACCTACTTTAGTGTCCATAGCACAGAGACACAGGAGACATTTCTCCAAATGTTCGGCACCACAGTTCAAGTCAGAATAAGCTGTATTTAGCTTCTCACTGGTCCTACAAGAAAAAAGTAACTGAGATTACGGCAAACTATTATGCCATACATTCATATTTCTTTATTAGCTATAATTTCAAACTAATTTGAAAATGAAATATAAAAatgactgcatttgctgacaatgcaaccactaggtggcgcattactggcacatgtgcaaatgcagcctcattgactgaaacatcactgcctgcaacgtctcaggcagctgcctgtaataaagatggcgctgctcaatttgacacacacAAAGGGAATTGAACTTAAACttcctcaatggctgcgatcgcaTTGCTGCCTCCATACTCCCCCAGAcatttccccgctccctcccacgacCGTCGCTTCAATCGTCGCTTCTCATCCCTGCTCCTTCCCATGATCGCCACTTGGGAGGGTGTGGAATcaagggtggtggaggtgggaacAGTGCCAGGGGAAGGAGCTGGGCGAGAGGAAGTGAATGCGCCGATCGTGGGAGATCACACAGTGAATTCGCTTTTGTGTGTCAAGTTTAAGAGCATACTGGCGGGGAAGAGATCCCCTCTGCCCTGGCAACCCACTcccatcctttccccactctcttctCAGGTGATGTAGGCTACGCATGCGCAGCATCATACTGGCAGGATGAAAGCGTTCTGCACGTGTTCCGTTCAGACCAAAGTGATGACGTCAGCGCTTGGCTGCATTGACAGCAGACACTCTGTATAATAACTGCAAGGGATATTCATATTTCAGCAATATGGTAGAATACATTCGAGCTCCCTTTTATTCCACTGTGTTCCTGATTTCAACCGTGGTACCAAAACATGGAAGTGAAAGGCAGCTAAAGTCATCCACGTAAAAGAGGAGAAATATTGAATGGGGAGTCTCCAGTGGACTGCTCTTTTGCATCATCTGGCTTTCAGCTGACATTAGCACAGGTAGCTCCAGTACTAGCCAAacctctagctaagctgttccagtacagttacaacactgacatctacctgacagtATGGAAAATTCCcaactatgtcctgtccacaaaaagcaggacagatctaatccagccaattaccactccatcagcctactcaatcatcagcaaagtgaaagtttcaacaacaatgctatcaagcagcacttactcatcaataacctgctcgccaatgctcagtttgggttctgttaggaccactcggctccagacctcattaaaaccttgatccaaacttggacaaaaagagctaaattccagaggtgaggtgaggggagggtggctgcccttgacatcaaagcggcatttgaccaaatgtggcatcaaggagccctaatacaattgtagtcaatggcaatcaagggaaaaactctccactggctgggatcatacctggcacaaaagaatatggctgttggaggccaatcatcccagccccaggacaacactgcaggagttccttaggatagtgtccaaccatcttcacctgcttcatcaattaccctttctccatcagaaggtcagagtggggatattCGTTGATGAAtgtacaatgttcagttccatttgtaacttctcagataatgaagcagtccatgcctgcatgcagcaagacctggacaacattcaggtgtggctgacaagtggcaagtaacattcgtgccatataggtgccaggcaatcaccatctccatcaagagagaatctaaccgctgCTCGATATGCAAaggcattaccgttgctgaatctcccaccaataACGTCCTCAGAAAATTAACCAAACCACCCGTATAAatttgtggctacaacagcaggcagAAAGCTGTGCATTctgtggcatgtaactcacctcctgactccccaaagcctgcccactatctacaaggacatcaggagtgtgacggaatactctccacttgcttggataagtgcggctccaacaacactcaagcagcttgacaccatccatgacaaagcaacccacttgactggcaccccatccaccactttaaacattcactccctccgctgcTGACGCACAGTGACGGAGGTGTGcatcatctacaggatgcactgcagcaactcgcccagCCTCCTTCGAAAGCACGTTCCAAACCTGTGTTctataccacctagaagaacaaggcagcaggcacatgggaacaccaccaccttcaagttcccctccaagccacacaccatcctgacttggaactatatcgccattccttctccactgctgggtcaaaaccttggaactccctccccaacagcactgtggatgtaactataccacatggactgcagcagttgaagaaaatgACTGACCATCaccttcaaaggcaattagtgatgagcaataaatgctggccttgtcagtgatacttgcataccatgaacgaataaaaaaaaaagcaggctaCCTGACTCACTCTGATGAAGGGGGTGCATAACCTTGGAAGAGTAACAAGGAGAGAAAATCTTGGGGTGGGAAAACATTCATAGTTCAGAAACATGTTGAAAAGCACACTATTTCCTTTTGTTCTTCATTGGCACAATTTACTGCACATTCTCAAAATGTTTGGGAAGACATTATTACTTAAGACAGATACGTTTATCCAAATCAGAAAGCAGCACAATTCTTACCTGTAAACAGTGCTTACAGTGGATGGGTAATCAGTCTGTAATTTGTTCACAAAACTCTCAGTCAGTCGATGAATGCTAGCTTTATCACTGGTCTGAGAAAGAGTATTGTAGATTTTGTTATATGGTTAGACAAGTAACCTTTCATTCAAACTCTGTTCTTTTCTTACTGAACTGGTAGGGCTGTGATTCTAAATGATTCAGATATCAAAATTTATCAAATATTAAACCTACATTAAAGGATGTAAGATCCATGTTGCATTTCTAAATACTTAAATATGTTTCCATTAATCCAATGATAGCTGGTTGCCTTCTTTTTCTGAGTAGAAGTCCTACAAAAAGTCCAGGTAACAAGCAATTTTGCCCACTGGTCTAGCAACAATAGCTTAGCAATTACTGTTTGTGTTTGAGGTATTGTATAAACACTAACCACATCCCTCTGCTACTTTAACAGAGGTGGTAATCTATTTGAAATAATGGGTTACGATCAAGTATATGAAGGTGGGGTAGTTAGGAAGTAAAAATAAGAGGCTAATTTCAAAATTATGCCGTCTATGAGCCTACTTCTCCTATCCCTAACTGTACTTGAAATGTCTTAAACTGCATGACAAAACTGTACTGAAATACAGAATATTTTCTCCTGGGTGTCACAAATAAATACTAAAATACACTACCTTCTGGTAATGAAAGTCATTAGACATTAGCGCACATCTCTCATTTCGTACATGTGCTTTGCTACATTATACTCAGATCTAACTAACAGacagaatgtttagtttagtttagtttagagatacagcactgaaacaggcccttcggcccaccgagtctgtgccgaccatcaaccacccatttatactaatcccacgctaattccatattcctaccacatccccacctgtccctatatttccctaccacctacctatactaggggcaatttctaatggccaatttacctaccaacctgcaacaaTTAAGTGCAATCAATCATCTTACCTTTGTATCTATTGCTGGGGTGAAAATATTAGGAACATCAAAAAGTTTATTATAGAAAGCAATTTCTTTAGACGAGTATTCCCTCATCGGCCGTACAATCATTATATCTCCATAACGATTATCTGAGAATCCCTGTGTTCAGAAAGAAATAATATTTGGAAactatttcctacattataataaaaAGTCGATGTCCATGTATCAGTTCTGTATAGTGCTAAATGAAGTATTCTATAGATACACAACCCCAGCACAACTTACAGCACCCAGTTACTGTAGTTACTTTTAGTTACAGAAATGCATCTCCCAAAAGAAATGCAATCTCTAAATTCTGTTTTATATTCCCAGTTAATGATTTAGTCACCCAGAGATTTTATGATGATTTTTTTTATGACCTCAGGTTAATAAGGGCTTTGAGTGGTTATCCTTTTTTCCAAAAAAGATCTATTCTTTCATTAGGCTTTTCTTCTGTCCACCATTTTAATAGTTGCTACAATAGAACAAAAAACAACCTAGTAGCAGCAATGCACACAGAAATAATCTAATTGACATGCCAGGATGTAAAATAATCCACACACTTTATCTTCAAGTCACATATTAGGTTATTTGGGGCATCAAATGTAGTTTGTTGTATACAAGTTTACAGTTCAGATGATGGGATCTGTCACATTGTTCAGAATCTTCCATACAACATAATCTAACCTAGTTAACAGTTATGGCCTCACTTTCATAATATGCAACAAGTTTTTCAATGTACTTTTTAAATAAAATGGTgtgttaattaattaatttaattatctTTTCATAATAGTTTAACACGTATTTTGCAATTATTAGAGCCCAGAtccatcactgtcaaattatttttTAATCTTACACAGGTAGTTTGCATTACTCCTTACAGTATCAATAGCAAGTGAGGCTCCACGTCCCAGTGAAATATTAGTCAGAAGTTTTACTGCCAGTCGGGTACAGCTGTCTCCCATCATTATTTTTGTGTAACCTTTGATCCTTGCAGTATACAAGAGCAGATGATGTCTGTTGAGAAATGTATTTTTGTTTAAGAGATGTAAAATCTACAAAGACCAGAAAAAATGAACTATTCACAtatacaaaagcttggtcaaaatgatCCAATTTCACAAGTTTTCTAATGCAAAAGCTAGATAAAAATAAAAAGTTTGAATAAAGCTCACAATGCTTCAGTCATAGTTGCCTTTGGTTTCTACTGCAGTCAGTGTAAACAAGGTAAACATCACATCTCTGTAGCACTGTGGTTTCCTAGCTATCCGGATGTTTACAAAGGTAAAACCAGCAGGAAACAGTTGGCATCTACCTACATCACTAAAGCTTGACATTACGATTTTCCTATACTACAAAAAAGTGACTACACTTACAAAAGCATTTCATAGGTTCTAGATCGTTTCGAGTATGTCCTGATgctgtgaaaggcactttataaatgcaagctcttctaATTTGGATTGGCTGCTAGGAATAGTTCAACAAGATGCTTGAACCAGCAAGTGGGATCTTAAAATTGCCTATCACAGTTTGAACAATCCTATTTGAAAGTGCACTTGAATGAATGCTCAGTTATGAATGGATTGAGTTCAGCTGCAATATCCCCATGGACGTAAGGCTTACTAATACTCAATGTCCAGGCTCACAAAAGATTGGCCACTTTAGCAATGCGCCAGAAGGGAATCTACAACCATGCAACTACCCCTATGCAAATGTCAGCAGTTTTAGGACAGAATCAGAGGAAGGAAGAATAGGCCTTAGAAAGGctagagaagatttaccaggatgttaccggtGGATGAGCGATTCAATTacaaggataggttggaaaagttctcctgggaacagagaaggttaagaggtgacccagAGGGAAGatctagagggaagatgaggagattttttttcataCAGAGTTGTCAGGATCTTGAACAGTCTACCGGAAGAGGTGGTGGaagttgattccataaataatttaaaaagggagttggacaggtatttgagaatgaaTGACTTTGAAGGTTACAGGCAAAAAGCAGGGGCATGGGACTAAGCGCAACAGCTCTTTTCAAGAGCTATCACAggtacaacaggccaaatggccacttgctgtgctgtaaatttctacgaCAATGATAATCAGGTACAAAATGAAAATATGAGATTATGCCAGTGCATAGAGACTATGCTTGTTTTTATTGATTTAATGAGATACACTTTATTGCTAACAGGTAAAGCACTGGACAATTCTGCTGCGATTTTGACTACAAAAATCCATTCTAGGTAAAGTATATAAAATGGGATACCAGAATCTGAAAGTTCAGTACAAGTAAATGCATCATATTGGGGGAATTACTGGGGCAGGTTATAATCTCATTTTAAAAGCACAATATTAAGATCTATGAAGGAACATCAGAGATTACTTTTTACCGTAATGTTTGCAGCAATTCCTCTTTAGCGGTCAGTGTCTTTATTGAACTAAACAGTTCCTTTATTGCCTCTGTTTGTGCCAAGATGAATGGCCATTTTCCACTGGTGGAAGTTTCTGAGAAGCTGCTCCCAGTATTCTCGTTATTAAAACGATCACAGATATCGAGTTGAGCAAGTTTCGTTTGAATCTGCTCTTCTGAATGTGTGACATTCAACTGCTCCATAACTGTAGGTCTTTGCTCTGCCTGAATCTGCGTCTCGCGCTGCTTTTGTAGGAAACCATCCACTGCCTCTTTGTAATTCTCACCATGATGGCTTGCTGGACTGGAGGAAACACTCTGCAACATGGAATTAGGCAACCTGAACACCTACAGAACAAAAGCAGTCAAGGTTAGAACGAAAACTTTTAAATAACTATCAATTTCACTTGTGATTAAAATAAAGATATTAAACCTTATTGGCTCCATTCCTAAAACTCCCAGTCAGAATTTTGAGGATATTTTAATAAAATTACCTCCTCTAAATAGACTATATGGTAGGGGAATCCTGAAGCTTGGAACATGCCTTCCAGCTGTGATAAAGTTGCCCGTCTTTCTTCTAGACTCCTTCCACACACAGCTCCCTCTGTAGGTGAAACAAGAAAAGACATTAACAATTTGCCTTCTATGTGACAGCAGGGGCTGATGTACACACATTCACAAATGTAGCTTTCCTCGTCTATTTTCACCTCTGCAACATTGCCTGCCGTTACCTCAATTCGTTCGACTTAATTTTTCTCAATGCATAATAGAGAATAAAGGATAGGATGACAAAAAGAAATACAAAAAGGTTAggaaagaagtaaaaaaaaaaggaaagcaaAAAGGAAGTTAaatttatcaaggaatataaaaaatAGTATTCTACAAACACACAAAAAAGAATAGGATAGAACAGGACCACCAAGGGATACACAAGATAAACTCTCATATAATAACATAATGATGGAAAAACTGCTTTACCTCTGGATTTACCAGGGAAACCAACAAGGTGGACAAGACATTTGAAAAGATCAAAAAAGATAATGAGATCATGCAATATTAAAAGGGaagagataattgataaactaatcaaacttagaaAGGCTAAAACCCTTGCACTGGATGGATTGCACCTGCACATATTAAGATTATGGAAGAGCTAGTAGAGGCACTATTACATATATATAATTCATTAGAAAAGCAAATAGCGCCAGAAGACTGACAGACAGCTAACATTACTCCTATATTTAAAAGGGGAGCtaaaacaagtccagggaactacagaccagttagttcaaTATCGATGgttggaaagataatggaatcgttACTCAAAGATGTAAGAGATACAGAACATATAACAGAGTAGTCAGCAAGGAAATCGAAAGgaaaggtcatgcttgaccaaccttgttaaattctttgaagaagtagcaaaaaGAGTAGACAAGCATATTGCAgtaaatgtatttggattttcaaaaggtcttcgATAATACACTCACTACTAAGGTCAGAACATctc
This sequence is a window from Heterodontus francisci isolate sHetFra1 chromosome 17, sHetFra1.hap1, whole genome shotgun sequence. Protein-coding genes within it:
- the ctu2 gene encoding cytoplasmic tRNA 2-thiolation protein 2 isoform X2, with product MYEVQGWFCSVGHSSWRRVLSCFKEYFVHKFRAMLGKTRLIFPGEQVLLALSGGPTSSAMLCQVQEGLCREAAKKLRFSPGIVHIDEGAVCGRSLEERRATLSQLEGMFQASGFPYHIVYLEEVFRLPNSMLQSVSSSPASHHGENYKEAVDGFLQKQRETQIQAEQRPTVMEQLNVTHSEEQIQTKLAQLDICDRFNNENTGSSFSETSTSGKWPFILAQTEAIKELFSSIKTLTAKEELLQTLRHHLLLYTARIKGYTKIMMGDSCTRLAVKLLTNISLGRGASLAIDTGFSDNRYGDIMIVRPMREYSSKEIAFYNKLFDVPNIFTPAIDTKTSDKASIHRLTESFVNKLQTDYPSTVSTVYRTSEKLNTAYSDLNCGAEHLEKCLLCLCAMDTKVEEASAFHATLISEKLSLKQSPDQVPVKEATKQSCCGGAGEEEKRKCCGAHSEPCYSTGSNRTTDFLTLLCYSCRLTVKDMVSLDLLPQYVLSEAERRKRRAQVREQIQEFLLAPEEETDATSS
- the ctu2 gene encoding cytoplasmic tRNA 2-thiolation protein 2 isoform X1 encodes the protein MCEAAAEEEEDYMEPLLHRAAATASVAQKCMKCKDGSAVLVIRVGDAFCKSCFKEYFVHKFRAMLGKTRLIFPGEQVLLALSGGPTSSAMLCQVQEGLCREAAKKLRFSPGIVHIDEGAVCGRSLEERRATLSQLEGMFQASGFPYHIVYLEEVFRLPNSMLQSVSSSPASHHGENYKEAVDGFLQKQRETQIQAEQRPTVMEQLNVTHSEEQIQTKLAQLDICDRFNNENTGSSFSETSTSGKWPFILAQTEAIKELFSSIKTLTAKEELLQTLRHHLLLYTARIKGYTKIMMGDSCTRLAVKLLTNISLGRGASLAIDTGFSDNRYGDIMIVRPMREYSSKEIAFYNKLFDVPNIFTPAIDTKTSDKASIHRLTESFVNKLQTDYPSTVSTVYRTSEKLNTAYSDLNCGAEHLEKCLLCLCAMDTKVEEASAFHATLISEKLSLKQSPDQVPVKEATKQSCCGGAGEEEKRKCCGAHSEPCYSTGSNRTTDFLTLLCYSCRLTVKDMVSLDLLPQYVLSEAERRKRRAQVREQIQEFLLAPEEETDATSS